From a region of the Saccharomyces paradoxus chromosome IV, complete sequence genome:
- the RPO21 gene encoding DNA-directed RNA polymerase II subunit RPB1 (RNA polymerase II largest subunit B220~similar to YDL140C) encodes MVGQQYSSAPLRTVKEVQFGLFSPEEVRAISVAKIRFPETMDETQTRAKIGGLNDPRLGSIDRNLKCQTCQEGMNECPGHFGHIDLAKPVFHVGFIAKIKKVCECVCMHCGKLLLDEHNELMRQALAIKDSKKRFAAIWTLCKTKMVCETDVPSEDDPTQLVSRGGCGNTQPTVRKDGLKLVGSWKKDRASGDADEPELRVLSTEEILNIFKHISVKDFTSLGFNEVFSRPEWMILTCLPVPPPPVRPSISFNESQRGEDDLTFKLADILKANISLETLEHNGAPHHAIEEAESLLQFHVATYMDNDIAGQPQALQKSGRPVKSIRARLKGKEGRIRGNLMGKRVDFSARTVISGDPNLELDQVGVPKSIAKTLTYPEVVTPYNIDRLTQLVRNGPNEHPGAKYVIRDSGDRIDLRYSKRAGDIQLQYGWKVERHIMDNDPVLFNRQPSLHKMSMMAHRVKVIPYSTFRLNLSVTSPYNADFDGDEMNLHVPQSEETRAELSQLCAVPLQIVSPQSNKPCMGIVQDTLCGIRKLTLRDTFIELDQVLNMLYWVPDWDGVIPTPAIIKPKPLWSGKQILSVAIPNGIHLQRFDEGTTLLSPKDNGMLIIDGQIIFGVVEKKTVGSSNGGLIHVVTREKGPQVCAKLFGNIQKVVNFWLLHNGFSTGIGDTIADGPTMREITETIAEAKKKVLDVTKEAQANLLTAKHGMTLRESFEDNVVRFLNEARDKAGRLAEVNLKDLNNVKQMVMAGSKGSFINIAQMSACVGQQSVEGKRIAFGFVDRTLPHFSKDDYSPESKGFVENSYLRGLTPQEFFFHAMGGREGLIDTAVKTAETGYIQRRLVKALEDIMVHYDNTTRNSLGNVIQFIYGEDGMDAAHIEKQSLDTIGGSDTAFERRYRIDLLNTDHTLDPSLLESGSEILGDLKLQVLLDEEYKQLVKDRKFLREVFVDGEANWPLPVNIRRIIQNAQQTFHIDHTKPSDLTIKDIVLGVKDLQENLLVLRGKNEIIQNAQRDAVTLFCCLLRSRLATRRVLQEYRLTKQAFEWVLSNIEAQFLRSVVHPGEMVGVLAAQSIGEPATQMTLNTFHFAGVASKKVTSGVPRLKEILNVAKNMKTPSLTVYLEPGHAADQEQAKLIRSAIEHTTLKSVTIASEIYYDPDPRSTVIPEDEEIIQLHFSLLDDEAEQSFDQQSPWLLRLELDRAAMNDKDLTMGQVGERIKQTFKNDLFVIWSEDNDEKLIIRCRVVRPKSLDAETEAEEDHMLKKIENTMLENITLRGVENIERVVMMKYDRKVPSPTGEYVKEPEWVLETDGVNLSEVMTVPGIDPTRIYTNSFIDIMEVLGIEAGRAALYKEVYNVIASDGSYVNYRHMALLVDVMTTQGGLTSVTRHGFNRSNTGALMRCSFEETVEILFEAGASAELDDCRGVSENVILGQMAPIGTGAFDVMIDEESLVKYMPEQKITEIEDGQDGGVTPYSNESGLVNADLDVKDELMFSPLVDSGSNDAMAGGFTAYGGADYGEATSPFGAYGEAPTSPGFGVSSPGFSPTSPTYSPTSPAYSPTSPSYSPTSPSYSPTSPSYSPTSPSYSPTSPSYSPTSPSYSPTSPSYSPTSPSYSPTSPSYSPTSPSYSPTSPSYSPTSPSYSPTSPSYSPTSPSYSPTSPAYSPTSPSYSPTSPSYSPTSPSYSPTSPNYSPTSPSYSPTSPGYSPGSPAYSPKQDEQKHNENENSK; translated from the coding sequence ATGGTAGGTCAACAGTATTCGAGTGCTCCACTCCGTACAGTGAAGGAGGTCCAATTCGGTCTTTTCTCACCTGAAGAAGTTAGGGCAATTAGTGTAGCCAAGATCAGATTTCCAGAAACAATGGATGAAACTCAAACGAGAGCTAAAATTGGTGGCTTAAACGACCCTAGATTAGGTTCTATTGATCGTAACCTGAAGTGTCAAACCTGTCAAGAAGGTATGAACGAATGTCCCGGTCATTTTGGCCACATAGATTTAGCAAAACCTGTATTTCATGTTGGTTTTATTGCTAAAATCAAGAAAGTTTGTGAGTGTGTCTGTATGCACTGTGGTAAGCTATTACTGGATGAACATAATGAACTAATGAGACAAGCTCTAGCAATTAAGGacagtaaaaaaagatttgcTGCAATCTGGACCTTAtgtaaaacaaaaatggttTGCGAAACAGATGTCCCTTCAGAAGATGATCCTACTCAGCTCGTATCAAGGGGTGGTTGTGGTAACACACAGCCCACAGTCCGTAAGGACGGATTGAAGTTAGTGGGTAGTTGGAAGAAAGATAGAGCCTCAGGGGATGCAGATGAACCAGAATTAAGAGTTTTAAGCACAGAGGAAatcttgaatattttcaaacataTCTCAGTGAAAGACTTCACTAGTTTGGGTTTTAACGAAGTCTTTTCTCGTCCGGAATGGATGATTTTAACATGCCTTCCTGTCCCACCACCACCGGTTCGTCCATCTATTTCCTTCAATGAATCTCAAAGAGGTGAAGATGATTTAACGTTTAAACTTGCCGATATTTTAAAAGCCAATATTAGTTTGGAAACACTGGAGCATAATGGTGCTCCTCATCATGCtattgaagaagcagaGAGTTTATTACAATTTCATGTTGCCACTTATATGGATAATGATATTGCTGGTCAACCACAAGCTCTACAAAAGTCCGGTCGTCCCGTAAAATCTATTCGTGCTCGTTTGAAGGGTAAAGAGGGTCGTATCAGAGGTAATTTAATGGGTAAGCGTGTTGATTTTTCAGCAAGGACGGTTATTTCTGGTGACCCTAATTTGGAATTAGATCAAGTCGGTGTTCCAAAATCTATTGCCAAGACTTTGACATATCCAGAAGTGGTCACACCATATAATATAGATCGTCTAACGCAACTTGTTAGAAATGGACCAAATGAGCACCCTGGTGCCAAATACGTCATTCGTGATAGTGGGGACCGTATAGATTTAAGATACAGTAAAAGGGCAGGTGATATCCAATTACAATATGGATGGAAAGTTGAGCGTCATATTATGGATAATGATCCAGTTCTGTTCAATCGTCAACCCTCATTGCATAAAATGTCTATGATGGCTCACAGAGTGAAAGTTATTCCGTATTCTACATTTAGATTGAATTTATCTGTTACATCTCCATACAATGCCGATTTCGACGGTGACGAAATGAATCTTCATGTTCCTCAGTCTGAGGAAACAAGGGCAGAACTGTCCCAATTATGTGCTGTTCCTCTACAAATTGTTTCACCGCAGTCTAACAAACCTTGTATGGGTATTGTTCAAGATACTTTGTGTGGTATTCGTAAACTAACATTAAGAGATACATTTATAGAACTTGATCAAGTTTTGAATATGCTTTATTGGGTTCCTGATTGGGATGGTGTTATTCCGACACCTGCGATCATCAAACCCAAACCTTTGTGGTCTGGTAAACAAATTTTGTCTGTGGCCATCCCAAATGGTATTCATTTACAACGTTTCGATGAAGGTACCACTTTGCTTTCTCCAAAGGATAATGGTATGCTTATCATTGACGGTCAAATCATCTTTGGTGTAGTGGAGAAAAAAACCGTTGGTTCTTCCAATGGTGGTTTGATTCATGTTGTTACGAGAGAAAAGGGACCTCAAGTTTGTGCTAAATTATTTGGTAACATACAGAAAGTTGTTAACTTTTGGTTACTACATAACGGTTTTTCAACAGGTATTGGTGATACCATTGCAGATGGGCCAACGATGAGAGAAATTACAGAGACAATCGCAGAGGCTAAAAAGAAGGTTTTGGATGTTACGAAAGAAGCCCAGGCAAACTTATTGACTGCTAAACATGGTATGACTCTTCGTGAGTCTTTTGAGGATAACGTCGTTCGGTTTTTAAATGAAGCAAGAGATAAAGCAGGTCGTTTAGCTGAAGTAAATTTGAAGGATTTGAACAATGTGAAACAAATGGTTATGGCAGGTTCCAAGGGTTCATTTATTAATATCGCGCAAATGTCAGCTTGTGTAGGACAGCAATCTGTTGAAGGTAAACGTATTGCTTTTGGGTTCGTTGATCGTACCTTACCTCATTTCTCTAAAGATGATTATTCCCCAGAGTCTAAAGGTTTTGTTGAGAATTCATATTTAAGAGGTTTGACTCCACAAgagtttttcttccacgCAATGGGTGGTCGTGAAGGTCTTATCGATACCGCCGTCAAAACAGCTGAAACAGGTTATATTCAACGTCGTTTAGTGAAAGCTCTAGAAGATATCATGGTCCATTACGATAACACCACAAGAAACTCATTGGGTAACGTTATTCAGTTTATTTATGGTGAGGACGGTATGGATGCTGCACACATTGAGAAGCAATCACTCGATACGATTGGCGGCTCGGATACAGCTTTTGAAAGGAGATACAGAATTGATTTGTTGAATACAGACCACACCTTAGATCCCTCACTATTGGAATCTGGATCTGAAATACTCGGTGACTTGAAACTCCAAGTTCTATTGGATGAAGAGTACAAACAATTAGTGAAGGATCGTAAATTTTTGAGAGAAGTCTTTGTAGATGGTGAAGCAAACTGGCCATTACCCGTCAATATAAGACGTATTATTCAAAACGCGCAACAAACTTTCCACATAGATCATACAAAACCATCTGATCTGACAATCAAGGATATTGTTCTTGGTGTAAAGGATTTGCAAGAGAACTTATTAGTGTTGCGTGGTAAGAACGAAATTATACAAAACGCTCAACGAGATGCAGTCACTTTATTCTGCTGCTTGTTACGTTCTCGTTTGGCAACCCGTAGGGTTTTACAAGAATACAGACTAACAAAGCAAGCGTTCGAGTGGGTATTAAGTAATATCGAGGCGCAATTCCTCCGTTCCGTTGTTCACCCTGGTGAAATGGTTGGTGTTCTAGCAGCCCAATCCATTGGTGAACCAGCTACACAAATGACACTTAATACCTTCCATTTTGCTGGTGTTGCTTCCAAGAAAGTTACTTCTGGTGTTCCCCGTTTaaaggaaattttgaatgtGGCCAAAAACATGAAAACTCCTTCTTTGACTGTTTACTTAGAACCTGGTCATGCTGCCGATCAAGAACAAGCAAAGTTGATCAGATCTGCTATTGAGCATACCACTTTAAAGAGTGTTACTATTGCTTCAGAAATTTACTATGACCCTGATCCACGTTCTACAGTTATTcctgaagatgaagaaatcattCAACTTCATTTCTCATTATTAGATGATGAAGCCGAACAATCCTTTGACCAACAATCACCTTGGTTGTTACGTTTGGAGCTAGATCGTGCGGCAATGAATGATAAAGACTTAACAATGGGTCAGGTTGGTGAAAGAATCAAGCAaacattcaaaaatgatcTGTTTGTTATCTGGTCTGAAGATAATGATGAGAAGTTGATCATCCGTTGTCGTGTTGTTCGTCCAAAGTCACTAGATGCCGAGACTGAAGCAGAAGAAGATCATAtgctgaagaaaattgaaaacacTATGTTGGAGAATATTACATTGCGTGGTGTTGAAAATATCGAGCGTGTCGTTATGATGAAATATGACCGTAAAGTACCAAGTCCAACTGGTGAATACGTTAAGGAACCAGAATGGGTATTGGAAACGGATGGTGTCAACTTGTCTGAAGTTATGACTGTTCCTGGTATCGATCCAACCAGAATTTACACCAACTCCTTCATTGATATTATGGAAGTTCTAGGTATTGAAGCTGGTCGTGCAGCCTTGTATAAAGAAGTTTACAACGTCATCGCTTCTGATGGTTCGTATGTTAACTACCGTCATATGGCTTTATTAGTTGATGTTATGACGACCCAGGGTGGTTTAACTTCTGTTACTCGTCATGGTTTCAACAGGTCGAATACCGGTGCCTTAATGAGATgttcatttgaagaaacagtCGAAATTTTGTTTGAAGCTGGTGCCTCTGCCGAATTAGATGATTGTCGTGGTGTTTCAGAAAATGTCATTCTTGGCCAAATGGCTCCAATCGGTACTGGTGCATTTGATGTGATGATCGATGAAGAATCATTGGTGAAGTACATGccagaacaaaaaattaccgaaattgaagatggaCAAGATGGCGGCGTCACTCCATACAGTAACGAAAGTGGTTTGGTCAACGCTGATCTTGACGTCAAAGATGAGCTAATGTTTTCACCTCTGGTTGATTCGGGTTCGAATGATGCTATGGCTGGAGGATTTACAGCCTACGGTGGTGCTGATTACGGTGAAGCCACGTCTCCATTTGGTGCTTATGGTGAAGCACCCACATCCCCCGGATTTGGAGTCTCCTCACCGGGATTTTCTCCAACTTCCCCAACATACTCTCCTACCTCTCCAGCGTACTCTCCTACCTCTCCATCATACTCACCAACTTCGCCATCGTATTCACCAACTTCACCATCATACTCACCAACTTCACCATCATATTCACCAACCTCACCGTCGTATTCACCAACCTCACCATCGTATTCACCAACCTCACCATCGTATTCACCAACCTCACCATCGTATTCACCAACCTCACCATCGTATTCGCCAACATCGCCTTCCTACTCTCCTACGTCGCCAAGTTACAGCCCTACATCTCCTTCTTATTCTCCCACATCTCCATCATACTCTCCTACGTCGCCAAGTTACAGCCCAACGTCTCCAGCCTATTCCCCAACTTCACCAAGTTATAGTCCTACTTCGCCTTCATACTCTCCAACATCACCATCCTATTCCCCAACATCTCCAAACTATAGCCCTACTTCACCTTCTTACTCCCCAACATCTCCAGGCTATAGCCCAGGATCTCCTGCATATTCTCCAAAGCAAGACGAACAAAAGcataatgaaaatgaaaattccAAATGA
- the SCM3 gene encoding Scm3p (Nonhistone component of centromeric chromatin~similar to YDL139C): MKTSKKISKKRSLKNLHGALKGLLKESSKKSEVKVRKHRDCNPVPQVCTPIIEKLKTKKSDENSRPIAERNGHVYIMSKENHIIPKLTDDEVMERHKRADENMKKVWSNIISKYESIEDQGDLIDLKTGEIVEDNGHIKTLTANNTTKDKRTRYTSVLTDIIDISDEEDGDKNDKCTLWANDSEASDSDVDAENENEDEKDENVIDIDFKKYEAKLSKRTLRD, encoded by the coding sequence ATGAAAACCAGTAAGAAGATCtctaagaaaagaagcctGAAAAATCTTCATGGTGCCTTAAAAGGGCTATTGAAAGAATCCAGCAAGAAGAGTGAGGTCAAAGTACGAAAACATCGCGATTGCAACCCTGTTCCTCAAGTATGTACGCCAATTATCGAAAAACTGAAGACGAAAAAGAGTGATGAAAATTCACGGCCAATTGCTGAAAGAAATGGtcatgtatatataatgTCCAAGGAAAACCACATCATACCCAAACTAACCGACGATGAAGTCATGGAACGCCACAAACGAGCAGATGAAAACATGAAAAAAGTGTGGTCCAACATCATAAGTAAATATGAATCTATTGAAGACCAGGGCGACCTCATAGACCTGAAAACTGGTgaaattgttgaagataACGGACACATCAAGACGTTGACGGCCAATAACACCACTAAAGATAAAAGAACAAGGTACACAAGTGTGCTCACGGATATCATCGACATTAGTGATGAGGAAGATGGAgataaaaatgacaaaTGTACCTTGTGGGCTAACGATAGTGAAGCAAGCGATTCAGATGTTGATgctgaaaatgaaaatgaagatgaaaaagacGAGAATGTGATAGACATAGATTTCAAGAAGTATGAAGCCAAACTCTCGAAAAGGACATTACGAGATTAG